In Harmonia axyridis chromosome X, icHarAxyr1.1, whole genome shotgun sequence, a single window of DNA contains:
- the LOC123686518 gene encoding ELAV-like protein 3 isoform X1, protein MMSNGLDSNVVGQQNGGNVNQVGSQEESKTNLIVNYLPQTMTQEEIRSLFASIGEVESCKLIRDKVTGQSLGYGFVNYHRPEDAEKAINTLNGLRLQNKTIKVSFARPSSEAIKGANLYVSGLPKNMTQQDLETLFSPYGRIITSRILCDNITVRQFVMGDGENLPGLSKGVGFIRFDQRLEAERAIQELNGTIPKGSTEPITVKFANNPSNNNKSIPPLAAYLTPQTTRRFAGPIHHPTGRFRYSPLAGDLLTNSMLPGNAMNGSGWCIFVYNLAPETEENVLWQLFGPFGAVQSVKVIRDLQTNKCKGFGFVTMTNYDEAVVAIQSLNGYTLGNRVLQVSFKTNKTKTT, encoded by the exons ATGATGTCTAATGGCTTGGACTCCAATGTGGTTGGACAACAGAATGGCGGCAATGTCAACCAGGTCGGTAGCCAGGAGGAATCCAAAACCAACCTCATCGTAAACTACCTCCCGCAAACTATGACGCAAGAAGAAATAAGGTCACTATTTGCAAGTATAGGAGAAGTAGAAAGCTGTAAATTGATTAGGGATAAAGTTACTG GACAATCACTTGGTTATGGATTTGTGAATTACCATAGACCTGAAGATGCAGAAAAAGCTATCAATACCCTGAATGGTTTGAGATTGCAAAACAAAACCATAAAG GTTTCCTTTGCAAGGCCCAGTTCAGAAGCAATCAAAGGTGCAAACTTGTATGTATCAGGTCTACCAAAGAATATGACCCAGCAAGATCTAGAAACTTTGTTCAGTCCTTATGGCCGCATAATCACTTCTCGTATATTGTGTGATAATATTACTG TACGTCAGTTTGTCATGGGGGACGGAGAAAATTTGCCTG GTCTTTCTAAGGGGGTTGGATTCATAAGATTCGACCAACGTCTAGAAGCGGAACGTGCAATCCAAGAATTGAATGGTACAATACCAAAAGGTTCCACAGAACCCATAACCGTAAAATTCGCAAATAACCCTAGCAACAATAATAAATCAATTCCACCACTAGCAGCATATCTTACCCCACAAACAACAAGACGATTCGCTGGTCCAATCCATCATCCAACAGGGCGATTCAG ATATTCTCCTTTGGCGGGTGATCTGTTAACCAATTCAATGTTGCCTGGCAATGCCATGAACGGGTCTGGGTGGTGTATTTTCGTTTATAATTTAGCCCCCGAAACCGAGGAGAATGTCCTCTGGCAACTGTTCGGTCCATTTGGTGCCGTACAGAGCGTAAAAGTGATACGCGATTTACAAACCAACAAATGTAAAGGATTCGGCTTTGTAACGATGACAAACTACGATGAGGCGGTAGTTGCCATTCAGTCGTTGAATGGTTACACGCTTGGTAACCGTGTGTTACAGGTTAGCTTCAAAACGAACAAGACCAAGACAACATAG
- the LOC123686518 gene encoding ELAV-like protein 3 isoform X2 gives MMSNGLDSNVVGQQNGGNVNQVGSQEESKTNLIVNYLPQTMTQEEIRSLFASIGEVESCKLIRDKVTGQSLGYGFVNYHRPEDAEKAINTLNGLRLQNKTIKVSFARPSSEAIKGANLYVSGLPKNMTQQDLETLFSPYGRIITSRILCDNITGLSKGVGFIRFDQRLEAERAIQELNGTIPKGSTEPITVKFANNPSNNNKSIPPLAAYLTPQTTRRFAGPIHHPTGRFRYSPLAGDLLTNSMLPGNAMNGSGWCIFVYNLAPETEENVLWQLFGPFGAVQSVKVIRDLQTNKCKGFGFVTMTNYDEAVVAIQSLNGYTLGNRVLQVSFKTNKTKTT, from the exons ATGATGTCTAATGGCTTGGACTCCAATGTGGTTGGACAACAGAATGGCGGCAATGTCAACCAGGTCGGTAGCCAGGAGGAATCCAAAACCAACCTCATCGTAAACTACCTCCCGCAAACTATGACGCAAGAAGAAATAAGGTCACTATTTGCAAGTATAGGAGAAGTAGAAAGCTGTAAATTGATTAGGGATAAAGTTACTG GACAATCACTTGGTTATGGATTTGTGAATTACCATAGACCTGAAGATGCAGAAAAAGCTATCAATACCCTGAATGGTTTGAGATTGCAAAACAAAACCATAAAG GTTTCCTTTGCAAGGCCCAGTTCAGAAGCAATCAAAGGTGCAAACTTGTATGTATCAGGTCTACCAAAGAATATGACCCAGCAAGATCTAGAAACTTTGTTCAGTCCTTATGGCCGCATAATCACTTCTCGTATATTGTGTGATAATATTACTG GTCTTTCTAAGGGGGTTGGATTCATAAGATTCGACCAACGTCTAGAAGCGGAACGTGCAATCCAAGAATTGAATGGTACAATACCAAAAGGTTCCACAGAACCCATAACCGTAAAATTCGCAAATAACCCTAGCAACAATAATAAATCAATTCCACCACTAGCAGCATATCTTACCCCACAAACAACAAGACGATTCGCTGGTCCAATCCATCATCCAACAGGGCGATTCAG ATATTCTCCTTTGGCGGGTGATCTGTTAACCAATTCAATGTTGCCTGGCAATGCCATGAACGGGTCTGGGTGGTGTATTTTCGTTTATAATTTAGCCCCCGAAACCGAGGAGAATGTCCTCTGGCAACTGTTCGGTCCATTTGGTGCCGTACAGAGCGTAAAAGTGATACGCGATTTACAAACCAACAAATGTAAAGGATTCGGCTTTGTAACGATGACAAACTACGATGAGGCGGTAGTTGCCATTCAGTCGTTGAATGGTTACACGCTTGGTAACCGTGTGTTACAGGTTAGCTTCAAAACGAACAAGACCAAGACAACATAG
- the LOC123686518 gene encoding ELAV-like protein 4 isoform X3 has translation MMSNGLDSNVVGQQNGGNVNQVGSQEESKTNLIVNYLPQTMTQEEIRSLFASIGEVESCKLIRDKVTGQSLGYGFVNYHRPEDAEKAINTLNGLRLQNKTIKVSFARPSSEAIKGANLYVSGLPKNMTQQDLETLFSPYGRIITSRILCDNITVRQFVMGDGENLPGLSKGVGFIRFDQRLEAERAIQELNGTIPKGSTEPITVKFANNPSNNNKSIPPLAAYLTPQTTRRFAGPIHHPTGRFSNHGSMIQSLPGYAPSSAHYRFNFH, from the exons ATGATGTCTAATGGCTTGGACTCCAATGTGGTTGGACAACAGAATGGCGGCAATGTCAACCAGGTCGGTAGCCAGGAGGAATCCAAAACCAACCTCATCGTAAACTACCTCCCGCAAACTATGACGCAAGAAGAAATAAGGTCACTATTTGCAAGTATAGGAGAAGTAGAAAGCTGTAAATTGATTAGGGATAAAGTTACTG GACAATCACTTGGTTATGGATTTGTGAATTACCATAGACCTGAAGATGCAGAAAAAGCTATCAATACCCTGAATGGTTTGAGATTGCAAAACAAAACCATAAAG GTTTCCTTTGCAAGGCCCAGTTCAGAAGCAATCAAAGGTGCAAACTTGTATGTATCAGGTCTACCAAAGAATATGACCCAGCAAGATCTAGAAACTTTGTTCAGTCCTTATGGCCGCATAATCACTTCTCGTATATTGTGTGATAATATTACTG TACGTCAGTTTGTCATGGGGGACGGAGAAAATTTGCCTG GTCTTTCTAAGGGGGTTGGATTCATAAGATTCGACCAACGTCTAGAAGCGGAACGTGCAATCCAAGAATTGAATGGTACAATACCAAAAGGTTCCACAGAACCCATAACCGTAAAATTCGCAAATAACCCTAGCAACAATAATAAATCAATTCCACCACTAGCAGCATATCTTACCCCACAAACAACAAGACGATTCGCTGGTCCAATCCATCATCCAACAGGGCGATTCAG CAATCATGGATCAATGATTCAGTCTTTACCTGGATATGCTCCTAGTTCTGCACATTATCGTTTTAATTTCCACTGA
- the LOC123686518 gene encoding ELAV-like protein 4 isoform X4, which produces MMSNGLDSNVVGQQNGGNVNQVGSQEESKTNLIVNYLPQTMTQEEIRSLFASIGEVESCKLIRDKVTGQSLGYGFVNYHRPEDAEKAINTLNGLRLQNKTIKVSFARPSSEAIKGANLYVSGLPKNMTQQDLETLFSPYGRIITSRILCDNITVRQFVMGDGENLPGLSKGVGFIRFDQRLEAERAIQELNGTIPKGSTEPITVKFANNPSNNNKSIPPLAAYLTPQTTRRFAGPIHHPTGRFSNHGSMIQCLPGYAPSSAHCRFNFH; this is translated from the exons ATGATGTCTAATGGCTTGGACTCCAATGTGGTTGGACAACAGAATGGCGGCAATGTCAACCAGGTCGGTAGCCAGGAGGAATCCAAAACCAACCTCATCGTAAACTACCTCCCGCAAACTATGACGCAAGAAGAAATAAGGTCACTATTTGCAAGTATAGGAGAAGTAGAAAGCTGTAAATTGATTAGGGATAAAGTTACTG GACAATCACTTGGTTATGGATTTGTGAATTACCATAGACCTGAAGATGCAGAAAAAGCTATCAATACCCTGAATGGTTTGAGATTGCAAAACAAAACCATAAAG GTTTCCTTTGCAAGGCCCAGTTCAGAAGCAATCAAAGGTGCAAACTTGTATGTATCAGGTCTACCAAAGAATATGACCCAGCAAGATCTAGAAACTTTGTTCAGTCCTTATGGCCGCATAATCACTTCTCGTATATTGTGTGATAATATTACTG TACGTCAGTTTGTCATGGGGGACGGAGAAAATTTGCCTG GTCTTTCTAAGGGGGTTGGATTCATAAGATTCGACCAACGTCTAGAAGCGGAACGTGCAATCCAAGAATTGAATGGTACAATACCAAAAGGTTCCACAGAACCCATAACCGTAAAATTCGCAAATAACCCTAGCAACAATAATAAATCAATTCCACCACTAGCAGCATATCTTACCCCACAAACAACAAGACGATTCGCTGGTCCAATCCATCATCCAACAGGGCGATTCAG CAATCATGGATCAATGATTCAGTGTTTACCTGGATATGCTCCTAGTTCTGCACATTGTCgttttaattttcattga